In Lepidochelys kempii isolate rLepKem1 chromosome 10, rLepKem1.hap2, whole genome shotgun sequence, a single window of DNA contains:
- the SAXO2 gene encoding stabilizer of axonemal microtubules 2, with protein MKEKRCLCEICTCGRHHCPHKSTRIYDTGGQACLMTEYVDKYPQYGNLPPPQSLKPKEEYQTHHGRMEGITTFKSDYLPYDVVNRPLRVQEEYKPKPGEIDFGTTYRRDYNLHKIQPVTLVRPLERKQIKGGKLDTIPTYQDDYRSWEVQRREPNKLGHTYHPPTEKFGNSTTFQDDFVPRELNPRQSFKPPGVAKLSDVPFDGVTNHRSSYIAHQLEPKFVRPKEEYKPSSQPFEDLTTHRNDFKGLLGEFTKSCKPEYTKVGSNAHFAGCTEFRDRFQPWSVSLPEARKIRDYVPPPGNMDLHSTSHLDYVPHVICPVAPIRPVSYGRRSNVPFQGNTTMKEDFQAWASCRQEIIRRHQEIPKPTGKFDGLTTFRSHYIPHEIIPVQSFKPLRVVVPSSAHFEDETMYRTEYTPKKQEICPANYPSPPGYVFVDTDSRGHKFFCRVTPEINTFSQSNGNHIPKEVAVTS; from the exons gcgccatCATTGCCCTCATAAATCCACAAGGATTTATGATACTGGAGGACAAGCTTGCCTCATGACAGAATACGTGGACAAATATCCCCAGTATGGCaatctccctccaccccagagtctTAAGCCAAAGGAGGAGTACCAAACACATCATGGAAGAATGGAAGGAATCACTACATTTAA GTCTGATTATCTTCCATACGATGTTGTAAATCGACCTCTTCGGGTACAAGAAGAGTATAAACCAAAACCCGGAGAGATTGATTTTGGAACTACATACAGGAGAGATTATAATCTTCATAAAATACAACCAGTGACATTAGTAAGACCATTAGAAAGAAAACAGATTAAGGGAGGAAAATTAGACACCATACCAACCTATCAAG atgacTATAGATCATGGGAAGTTCAAAGAAGGGAGCCAAATAAATTGGGACACACCTATCATCCCCCTACAGAAAAGTTTGGGAATTCTACTACATTTCAAGATGACTTTGTTCCTAGGGAGCTGAACCCCAGACAAAGCTTTAAGCCTCCAGGTGTCGCCAAACTTTCAGATGTACCTTTTGACGGTGTTACTAATCATCGCAGTTCTTACATCGCTCATCAACTGGAACCAAAATTTGTAAGACCAAAGGAAGAATACAAGCCAAGCAGCCAACCCTTTGAAGATCTGACAACCCATCGGAATGATTTTAAAGGGCTACTTGGAGAGTTTACAAAAAGCTGCAAGCCTGAATACACTAAAGTGGGGTCTAATGCTCACTTTGCTGGATGCACTGAATTCCGGGATCGTTTTCAGCCATGGTCAGTCTCCTTGCCTGAGGCTCGCAAGATAAGAGATTATGTTCCACCTCCAGGTAATATGGATTTACACTCCACAAGCCATCTTGATTATGTTCCACACGTGATCTGTCCTGTTGCCCCCATAAGACCAGTTTCTTATGGAAGAAGAAGTAATGTCCCTTTCCAGGGGAACACCACAATGAAGGAAGACTTTCAAGCTTGGGCCAGCTGTCGGCAAGAAATTATTAGAAGACATCAGGAAATTCCAAAACCTACTGGAAAATTTGATGGCTTGACCACATTCAGGTCTCACTATATACCACATGAGATAATTCCAGTTCAGAGTTTCAAACCTCTACGTGTTGTAGTCCCCAGTTCAGCTCATTTTGAAGATGAAACCATGTATCGTACAGAGTATACTCCAAAGAAACAAGAGATCTGCCCAGCAAACTATCCATCTCCTCCAGGATACGTCTTTGTAGACACAGATTCTCGTGGTCACAAGTTCTTCTGCAGAGTTACTCCAGAAATCAATACATTTTCCCAGTCAAATGGTAATCATATTCCAAAAGAAGTAGCTGTTACttcataa